One genomic region from Candidatus Amarolinea dominans encodes:
- a CDS encoding DUF4062 domain-containing protein, translating into MMGKPPRVFLSSTWLDLESEREAVEKALYRMQDTAFAGMEYFGSRPETPKDVSLAEVDRSDVYIGIFAHRYGSGITEAEYRRARYRDIPCLVYLKDESVPVVPFHMEIEPENVAKLEGLKRELKAHHTVSSFQNPDHLATQVVADLHKLFNRMPTAKDQQSTEPKSKYEIHIGEGQGIVIGDQLQVTQCFGSGGGEDTMSTAEASVDTDAFAQQLYQLLIGHFDLEELRTLCFDLGVEYDDLRGEGRSAKSRELVRLMQRRGQLNRFHTIIQRSQGILS; encoded by the coding sequence ATGATGGGAAAGCCGCCCCGCGTTTTTCTTAGTTCTACCTGGCTTGACCTGGAATCCGAGCGCGAGGCCGTTGAGAAGGCATTGTACCGTATGCAAGACACCGCCTTCGCCGGCATGGAATACTTTGGCAGCCGACCTGAGACACCCAAGGATGTCAGCTTGGCCGAAGTAGATCGCAGCGACGTCTACATTGGCATCTTCGCCCACCGCTACGGTTCCGGTATCACCGAAGCCGAGTACCGCCGAGCGCGATATCGAGACATTCCCTGTCTGGTCTACCTTAAAGACGAGAGTGTGCCGGTCGTGCCGTTTCACATGGAGATAGAGCCAGAGAATGTCGCTAAACTGGAAGGACTCAAACGCGAATTAAAGGCACACCACACGGTCTCGTCCTTCCAAAACCCCGATCATCTCGCTACCCAGGTCGTCGCCGACTTGCACAAGCTATTCAACCGCATGCCGACTGCGAAAGACCAACAATCAACCGAACCAAAATCCAAATATGAGATCCACATTGGTGAAGGTCAAGGTATCGTCATTGGTGATCAACTGCAAGTAACACAATGCTTTGGAAGTGGTGGGGGAGAAGATACGATGTCAACAGCAGAGGCATCTGTCGATACAGATGCATTTGCCCAACAACTCTATCAGCTACTGATTGGCCATTTCGATCTGGAGGAACTGCGCACCCTCTGCTTCGATTTGGGCGTTGAATACGATGATCTGCGAGGTGAGGGTCGATCCGCAAAGAGCCGGGAGTTGGTTAGGCTGATGCAACGTCGTGGCCAATTGAATCGTTTCCATACGATCATCCAAAGGTCGCAGGGAATATTGTCTTAA
- a CDS encoding TIGR02921 family PEP-CTERM protein, producing the protein MTDTSPSKFRRFVTASFWGYGLFWSWNLIFLAFMAFGFAPQLLPNLINSVRTTQAPPEFLLYALLMTLIPLAAVVLGLTTLRREPRKLLVLGYGVEGPLLLLLLARFFVVRQATAAISLTLALAGLGLLTLLWQLLDRKINERGPWASALRLAGLTLMLILGVYAAVWLAFYVVPLTTLVVESLLRFLGEMSQHLRELYQALTSPTFWRDLLLNWQLLPLMVFGGLLAAYSGTLLVALPIAVTVIYARAWLAGLATARARLGRPLAALVPVAVLLLGGGLLLLLNRQPQGKAFALLAQPPASPIEAQALLNRQDEIRAGLLNAYLAPQRYISAVGEVRHVRDLYAEAFHIPSDQAGRVQALYESVAQPLLYQPVEPIQPNAGWDNQALQREPAQAAELYESFFDRPLVEAERPAVVAAVRATWNVDAAMSAWQAVDDREVRLLRQEVTVTPQGDWAEIELIEVYQNVTALRQEVVYYFSLPESAVVTGLWLGPSADREHRFAYRISPRGAAQAVYRNEVRRQIDPALVEQIGPRQYRLRIFPIDPQQIEYEPNSLRGTIQEGEPLYMWLTYRTLAVEGAWPLPQMSEKLNVYWDDATVRLLNGQPLALGAAADEIWLPASAPAANAGAPATHRVDFPGNRTVIARPLSAAVQPGLPDKVRLAVVLDRSRSMADQQAALEASFERLRALLSTGAQVDVYLTASSFRGEAPSLVRLEDFDARSILTFGGQNAAELLAQYTDLRRDRTYDAVLVLTDGSGYALGEGDVTVAPSPAPVWLVHLGGFPLGYDDPTLDAVQASGGGAAASVDEALTRLAIGLSGQAEGVITDIVDGYEWLTLSTEMANALSSVGPEALADARQFAPFAARRLILAEMQAGRSRITDLALLDRLHAVAVNDSIVTPLSSMIVLVNAPQELLLDKLEAQDDRFQREHEDVGETIAAPPVAAVPEPEEWLLISLMAGLLVWYGRSKRRETRLDAAVQ; encoded by the coding sequence ATGACAGACACATCGCCTTCTAAATTTCGCCGTTTCGTCACGGCCTCGTTCTGGGGTTACGGCCTGTTTTGGTCGTGGAACCTCATCTTCCTGGCCTTCATGGCCTTCGGATTCGCCCCTCAACTGTTGCCCAACCTCATCAACAGCGTGCGCACGACCCAGGCGCCGCCGGAGTTCCTGCTCTACGCGCTGTTGATGACGCTCATCCCGCTGGCCGCCGTCGTGCTGGGACTGACCACCCTGCGCCGTGAGCCGCGCAAGCTGCTGGTGCTCGGCTACGGCGTCGAAGGCCCGCTCTTGCTGCTGCTCCTGGCGCGCTTCTTCGTCGTGCGCCAGGCCACGGCCGCGATTTCGCTGACGCTCGCCCTGGCCGGTCTCGGCCTGCTCACCCTGCTCTGGCAGCTCCTCGACCGCAAGATCAACGAGCGCGGGCCGTGGGCGTCTGCGCTGCGCCTGGCCGGCCTGACCCTGATGCTGATCCTGGGCGTGTACGCGGCCGTGTGGCTCGCCTTCTATGTCGTTCCCCTCACAACCCTGGTTGTGGAAAGCCTGCTGCGTTTCCTGGGCGAGATGTCCCAACATCTGCGCGAGCTTTACCAGGCGCTGACCAGCCCAACCTTCTGGCGCGACCTGCTGCTCAACTGGCAACTGCTGCCGCTGATGGTGTTTGGCGGCCTGCTGGCAGCCTATTCTGGCACCCTGTTGGTGGCCCTGCCCATCGCGGTAACGGTGATCTACGCCCGCGCCTGGCTGGCCGGCCTGGCAACGGCCCGCGCCCGCCTGGGCCGACCCCTGGCTGCGCTCGTACCGGTCGCGGTGCTCCTGCTGGGCGGCGGTCTGCTGCTGCTGCTCAACCGTCAGCCGCAGGGCAAGGCGTTTGCTCTGCTGGCGCAACCGCCCGCCTCCCCCATCGAGGCCCAGGCCCTGCTCAACCGCCAGGACGAGATTCGCGCCGGCCTGCTCAACGCCTACCTGGCCCCTCAGCGCTACATCAGCGCGGTGGGCGAGGTGCGCCATGTGCGCGATCTGTACGCAGAAGCCTTCCACATCCCTTCCGATCAGGCCGGGCGTGTGCAGGCCCTGTATGAATCGGTGGCGCAGCCGCTGCTCTATCAACCGGTCGAGCCGATTCAGCCCAATGCCGGTTGGGACAACCAGGCCCTGCAGCGTGAACCGGCGCAAGCCGCCGAACTGTACGAATCGTTCTTCGACCGGCCGCTGGTCGAAGCGGAACGCCCGGCCGTGGTGGCCGCGGTGCGTGCCACCTGGAACGTAGACGCGGCCATGAGTGCCTGGCAGGCGGTGGATGATCGCGAGGTGCGTCTCCTGCGCCAGGAGGTGACTGTCACCCCACAGGGCGATTGGGCCGAGATCGAGCTGATCGAGGTCTACCAGAACGTCACCGCGCTGCGGCAGGAGGTGGTCTACTACTTCAGCCTGCCGGAGTCGGCCGTGGTCACCGGGCTGTGGTTAGGCCCCAGCGCGGACCGCGAACATCGCTTCGCCTATCGCATTTCCCCGCGCGGCGCGGCCCAGGCCGTGTACCGCAACGAGGTGCGCCGCCAGATTGACCCCGCGCTGGTGGAGCAGATCGGCCCGCGGCAGTATCGCCTGCGCATCTTCCCCATTGATCCGCAGCAGATCGAATACGAACCGAACAGCCTGCGCGGCACGATCCAGGAAGGCGAACCGCTCTACATGTGGCTCACCTACCGCACCCTGGCCGTCGAAGGCGCCTGGCCGCTGCCGCAGATGAGCGAAAAACTCAACGTCTATTGGGATGACGCCACCGTGCGCCTGCTCAACGGTCAGCCGCTGGCGCTGGGCGCTGCGGCCGACGAAATCTGGCTGCCGGCCAGCGCCCCGGCCGCCAATGCCGGCGCGCCGGCGACGCACCGGGTTGATTTCCCCGGCAACCGCACGGTCATCGCCCGCCCGCTCAGCGCAGCCGTGCAGCCCGGCCTGCCGGACAAGGTGCGCCTGGCCGTGGTGCTCGATCGCTCGCGCAGCATGGCCGATCAGCAGGCCGCGCTCGAGGCGTCGTTCGAACGCCTGCGGGCGCTCCTCAGCACAGGCGCGCAGGTTGATGTCTACCTGACCGCATCGTCGTTCCGCGGCGAAGCGCCCTCGCTGGTGCGCCTGGAGGACTTCGACGCCCGCTCCATCCTGACCTTCGGCGGGCAGAACGCGGCCGAGCTGCTGGCGCAGTACACCGATCTGCGTCGCGACCGAACTTATGACGCGGTGCTGGTGCTGACAGACGGCTCTGGCTATGCCCTCGGCGAGGGCGACGTGACCGTGGCCCCATCGCCGGCGCCGGTCTGGCTCGTTCACCTGGGCGGCTTCCCGCTCGGCTACGATGATCCGACCCTGGATGCGGTGCAGGCCAGCGGCGGCGGCGCCGCGGCCAGCGTGGATGAGGCGTTGACCCGGCTTGCCATCGGGCTGAGCGGCCAGGCCGAAGGGGTCATCACCGACATCGTGGATGGCTACGAATGGCTGACCCTGTCCACGGAGATGGCGAACGCGCTGAGTTCGGTTGGCCCTGAGGCGCTGGCCGACGCCAGGCAGTTTGCGCCCTTCGCCGCGCGGCGGCTGATCCTGGCCGAGATGCAGGCCGGGCGCAGCCGGATCACCGACCTGGCCCTGCTCGACCGCCTGCACGCGGTGGCGGTCAACGACAGCATCGTGACGCCGCTGTCTTCGATGATCGTGCTGGTCAACGCGCCGCAGGAGCTTCTGCTGGACAAACTGGAGGCGCAGGACGATCGCTTCCAGCGCGAGCATGAGGATGTGGGCGAGACGATTGCCGCGCCGCCCGTGGCTGCCGTGCCGGAGCCAGAGGAGTGGCTGCTGATCAGCCTGATGGCCGGACTGCTGGTTTGGTACGGCCGATCGAAACGGAGAGAGACTCGCCTGGACGCCGCGGTCCAGTAA
- a CDS encoding HEAT repeat domain-containing protein → MIADDLAVLRRQLCERFDLEELRTLCADLGVDFDDLRGEGKTAKAREFVALMQRRGQLGRLKQVVEQRGSILELIDGRYVAFLRRQYGHVPLGGIAPRVQGRALSIPLDELFVPLRAELDAPLQTQFVMSGVRGFQAIHSPDPRLVGLDGITAQPHVVILGEPGAGKSTLLRWMIAQTLRSTGNPKEHSLAVNVLPIFIRLTNFATVLERQPGIGLAQYIREWHLPEYRALFERLLANDQGWLLLDGLDEVADSRRRREVRNAIEAFAAQFSDFHIIVTSRIVGYRSAQIATGFRHFTLQPFGPEEIAHFVRNWYRAVYRLVEGVSDDFELERRANRLLEGLMDKYQVFQLAGTPLLLAIIALMDWKGKEIPKRRVELYEVAAETLLEDWPAEHGRPIEDRLDMSEMLEVLAPLAQHMVEMGLTEAIRLDELKPRVVNLIQGASGCSEQEARDLGGAWLDFLSEHSGLLIDVGVDEFHRPIYAFLHLSFAEYFSGRALAKQWHEGSIDLSRYVNDPRWREVVLLMASHVAMQSVADGTRLVDELYSLKPPHHDVLHQSLVLAAACLADDVSVASSLRAKILDELIPLWYSGTFGLLHSKLFRILAAMRGTDSAPHVVERIISLLDDDHAWVRSSVLELLGKLGRSSEPALKARLLNALRDPSVDVQRAAIRSLDALGLVRDSDVGAALLQALYHPNGGIRARAALALSPIVEYERDVQITLLNLLAQDDDIAVRQLAARILGTLRQPGDEVVGGMLAASQDPNGAVRKEAATGFIHWGEDSRQRLIAALRKTLNDVDTDERRRAVKVIVDVGAVFPVETTELLLEAAEGDNNLSVKAAIIRSLGSLPTTDNRVIDLLVGALADRNRAVRRNAALALKQLSIRSSMISLGLAQALKDSDVSVRKFATEALVECGTPELDVVGALEEALDDANQFVRLSAACALLEIGAKSVKAYETLFVLLRSANSEIRRRTARRVRETIQYIDSSVTRILIDLVSDDSRDVQEEALLALAELGYRATPTVVAACRMAMHDKYHLIRMCAANALGKLRQSDEATINDLLSALTDSDTRVRLAASEALIALGEGPARAAIIESVRTFLDEHTRSEDALNTLWGLVVGE, encoded by the coding sequence GTGATTGCTGATGATCTAGCTGTCCTTCGCAGACAACTATGTGAACGCTTCGACTTAGAAGAGTTGCGAACTCTTTGCGCGGACTTGGGCGTAGACTTCGATGATTTGCGGGGTGAAGGCAAGACAGCCAAAGCGCGCGAATTCGTGGCACTGATGCAGCGTCGAGGTCAGCTTGGTCGCCTCAAGCAAGTCGTGGAACAGCGTGGATCCATTCTAGAGTTAATCGATGGACGATACGTGGCTTTTCTGCGGCGGCAATACGGACACGTGCCATTGGGGGGTATTGCTCCTCGGGTGCAGGGTCGCGCACTTAGTATTCCGCTCGATGAACTCTTCGTTCCCTTGCGGGCGGAACTGGATGCACCTCTCCAGACCCAATTTGTGATGAGTGGCGTACGCGGCTTTCAGGCCATTCACTCGCCGGATCCGCGCCTGGTAGGGCTAGACGGAATCACAGCTCAACCGCATGTTGTGATTCTGGGCGAACCTGGGGCTGGCAAAAGCACACTGCTGCGCTGGATGATAGCCCAAACTCTAAGGTCAACTGGTAATCCGAAAGAGCACAGTCTAGCAGTCAATGTGTTGCCTATTTTCATACGCCTCACTAACTTCGCCACCGTGCTCGAGCGGCAACCGGGTATTGGCCTAGCCCAGTATATCCGAGAATGGCATCTTCCCGAATATCGGGCACTATTTGAGCGGTTGCTGGCGAATGACCAGGGCTGGCTCCTTCTCGATGGCCTCGATGAAGTGGCCGATTCACGTAGGAGACGCGAGGTACGTAATGCTATCGAGGCATTTGCCGCTCAGTTCTCCGATTTTCATATCATAGTGACTAGTCGGATTGTTGGCTATCGTAGCGCACAGATAGCCACCGGTTTCCGCCATTTCACTTTGCAGCCATTTGGACCGGAGGAGATCGCACATTTTGTGCGAAACTGGTATAGAGCGGTTTATCGGCTGGTAGAAGGGGTGTCCGACGATTTCGAGTTGGAACGACGGGCCAACCGTCTGTTAGAAGGACTGATGGATAAGTACCAGGTCTTCCAACTGGCAGGCACCCCATTGCTGCTGGCGATCATTGCCTTAATGGACTGGAAAGGCAAGGAGATTCCAAAGCGACGGGTCGAGTTGTATGAGGTTGCAGCTGAGACCTTGTTGGAAGATTGGCCAGCGGAACACGGACGGCCTATCGAAGACAGACTGGATATGAGCGAAATGTTGGAGGTGCTTGCGCCACTGGCGCAGCACATGGTCGAAATGGGGCTAACCGAGGCGATTCGTCTAGATGAACTCAAACCACGTGTCGTCAATCTGATACAGGGAGCAAGCGGTTGCTCCGAGCAAGAAGCACGTGACCTTGGTGGCGCCTGGTTGGATTTCCTCAGTGAGCACAGTGGCCTACTAATCGATGTGGGTGTCGATGAGTTCCATCGACCCATCTACGCCTTCCTGCATCTCAGCTTTGCAGAGTATTTCAGTGGACGAGCATTAGCCAAGCAATGGCACGAAGGCTCAATCGACCTGAGTCGCTACGTGAACGATCCGCGCTGGCGCGAGGTGGTGCTACTCATGGCAAGCCATGTCGCGATGCAATCGGTGGCCGATGGCACTCGTTTGGTCGATGAGTTATACAGTCTTAAGCCACCACATCACGATGTGCTACACCAGTCGCTTGTACTGGCCGCTGCTTGTTTGGCAGATGATGTGTCAGTTGCATCCAGTCTTCGAGCTAAGATTCTGGATGAGTTGATACCGTTATGGTATAGTGGCACCTTTGGGCTGCTGCACTCAAAGTTGTTCAGGATTCTAGCAGCTATGCGCGGCACCGACAGTGCACCTCATGTGGTCGAGCGCATCATATCACTGCTGGACGATGATCACGCATGGGTGCGTAGCAGCGTTCTTGAGTTGCTGGGAAAACTAGGCCGATCATCCGAGCCGGCACTGAAAGCCCGGTTATTGAATGCTCTACGAGACCCCAGTGTTGATGTACAGCGCGCAGCCATACGCTCGTTGGACGCACTTGGGCTTGTCCGTGACTCGGATGTGGGCGCTGCCCTTCTACAAGCTTTGTATCATCCGAACGGTGGAATTCGTGCCCGCGCTGCCCTCGCGCTGAGTCCCATTGTCGAATACGAGCGCGATGTACAAATCACATTACTGAACCTCTTAGCCCAAGATGATGACATTGCCGTTCGTCAGCTGGCAGCTCGCATTCTCGGCACACTGCGTCAACCTGGCGACGAAGTGGTCGGTGGAATGCTTGCTGCGTCTCAGGACCCTAATGGAGCTGTGCGCAAGGAAGCAGCCACAGGTTTCATCCACTGGGGGGAGGATAGCCGTCAGCGGTTGATTGCTGCACTCCGCAAGACGTTGAACGACGTAGACACAGACGAACGCCGTCGTGCTGTCAAGGTGATTGTCGATGTCGGAGCGGTCTTTCCCGTCGAGACTACGGAGCTCCTACTCGAAGCCGCTGAAGGCGATAACAACCTGTCTGTCAAGGCTGCTATCATTCGTTCGTTGGGAAGCCTTCCCACCACTGACAATCGAGTGATTGATTTGCTAGTTGGAGCATTGGCAGACAGGAATCGTGCTGTACGACGCAATGCCGCCTTGGCACTCAAGCAATTGTCGATCCGTAGTTCAATGATCAGTCTCGGTCTCGCCCAAGCACTGAAGGATTCGGATGTGTCCGTGCGAAAGTTTGCAACCGAGGCACTGGTCGAGTGTGGAACGCCTGAACTTGATGTTGTTGGTGCACTTGAAGAGGCGCTTGACGACGCTAATCAGTTTGTTAGGTTATCTGCCGCGTGTGCCCTCCTCGAAATAGGAGCGAAGTCAGTGAAGGCCTATGAGACCCTGTTTGTCCTGCTCCGATCAGCGAACAGCGAGATTCGTCGCCGAACAGCTCGCCGTGTGCGTGAAACCATACAGTACATAGATTCTTCTGTAACCCGAATCTTGATCGATCTGGTAAGCGATGATAGCCGTGATGTGCAGGAAGAGGCTCTGCTAGCACTAGCCGAACTCGGATATCGAGCTACTCCTACGGTCGTAGCCGCGTGCCGCATGGCAATGCATGACAAATATCATCTGATCCGCATGTGCGCTGCCAATGCTCTAGGAAAGCTGCGGCAGTCAGATGAAGCAACCATCAACGACCTACTAAGCGCACTGACAGACTCTGATACTCGCGTACGGCTAGCCGCCTCTGAGGCCCTGATTGCACTAGGTGAGGGACCTGCCCGAGCAGCGATCATCGAAAGCGTGCGCACCTTTCTCGATGAGCATACACGCTCTGAAGATGCTTTGAACACTTTGTGGGGACTAGTGGTTGGCGAGTAG
- a CDS encoding alkaline phosphatase family protein, whose translation MTAGSSFIKPQYGGRCFADLPSTIQYLLTGAGRAALAPEIMAGLADRYDTIIFMFIDSFGWRFFEQAAPDYPALQRFVQHGRAEKITAQFPSTTAAHVTTIHSGLPVAASGVYEWFYYTREEMEIPLLMIEI comes from the coding sequence TTGACCGCCGGCTCATCCTTCATCAAGCCGCAGTACGGCGGCCGCTGCTTTGCCGACCTGCCCTCCACGATTCAGTACCTGTTGACCGGCGCAGGCCGCGCGGCGCTGGCGCCGGAGATCATGGCCGGGCTGGCCGACCGCTACGACACGATCATCTTCATGTTCATTGACAGCTTCGGCTGGCGCTTCTTCGAGCAGGCGGCGCCCGATTATCCGGCCCTGCAGCGTTTCGTGCAGCACGGCCGGGCGGAGAAGATCACCGCGCAGTTCCCCTCCACAACTGCCGCGCACGTCACCACCATCCACAGCGGCCTGCCTGTCGCGGCCAGCGGCGTCTACGAATGGTTCTACTATACGCGGGAGGAGATGGAAATCCCCCTGTTGATGATCGAGATATGA
- a CDS encoding 5'-nucleotidase C-terminal domain-containing protein, translating into MKQLRFLTIIAALVLLAALLGSAALANTTAVSTAAGPADTFNLTLLHTNDTHARVDGQSGIGGSARLATTINEFRAANNNVMLVDAGDQFQGTLFYRLFKADIITQTMNLLGYDAMTIGNHEFDDGPGQLARLINGVNFPVVSANIDASEEPLLAGLIAPSAVVTINGEQIGVVGVTTQETPILSSPGPNVHFSDEVAAVQAAVDQLTAQGINKVVVLTHIGYVEDVALAQAVHGVDIIVGGHSHTFIYTPETAPVNGDIPVGPYPTVANGTDGNPVLVVTAFQWSRYLGHLDVTFDETGVATAWGGDPIYMGAAVAQDPTVQALVDSYRAEVDVLRNTFIGETTVELPIIVGGQQICRAGECLMGNLVTDAMLRRVNMIDPNMHYDFAITNGGGLRAPIDVGPISIGEVFEVLPFGNTIATFGLRGSDVVAALENGVSRVGLGSNGRFPQVSGIRFKFNLKFPVGSRVSEVEVWDGTSYQPIEPDRVYNVASNNFMRLGGDGYTVFLTNAINPYDFGPGLEDAVMDYVTVMSPITPMIEGRITQVTVTDAIQVVPTTAMVGETATVSVSTSNTGGVNGIMHIVPFDANQVEYVEGSATNGAFPVRVPLNVAMNLLKNGGAAALKAAAPETSGVVAVAWVGNQAPDQTVAFDFQLKVLPGAAGAGVNLTVKSYVLNTEVGSATTTLSVPALNAYEMTFQNGANGYSGTDDTYLDAWMSTTTYGAGSNFYIRQPGIKTALVKFDLSSVTAMAQVSQAQIGLYVTYGSGNAVTMEAYEVTRVWAEDSASWMDAAAGMPWEMPGAMGPSDHAATFSDRVSFGGGGRWVWFDVTSSAQMWVGDPGSNNGIVIMGSGATNSELEFTASEYVVTFVRPQLKLIYQAP; encoded by the coding sequence ATGAAGCAATTGCGTTTTCTCACCATCATTGCGGCCCTCGTCCTGCTGGCAGCGCTACTTGGCTCTGCTGCGCTGGCCAATACGACCGCCGTGTCCACGGCCGCAGGCCCTGCGGACACGTTCAACCTCACCCTGCTGCACACCAATGACACCCATGCCCGCGTGGACGGGCAGAGCGGAATCGGCGGCTCGGCCCGCCTGGCAACCACCATCAACGAGTTCCGCGCCGCCAACAACAATGTCATGTTGGTAGATGCCGGTGACCAGTTCCAGGGTACACTGTTCTATCGTTTGTTCAAGGCCGACATCATCACCCAAACCATGAACCTGCTTGGTTACGACGCGATGACCATCGGCAATCACGAGTTTGACGATGGCCCCGGCCAACTGGCTCGCCTCATCAACGGCGTCAACTTCCCTGTGGTCAGCGCCAACATTGACGCCAGCGAAGAGCCGCTCCTCGCCGGACTCATTGCGCCTTCGGCGGTCGTCACAATCAATGGCGAGCAGATCGGCGTGGTGGGTGTCACCACGCAGGAAACACCCATCCTGTCCAGCCCTGGCCCCAACGTCCACTTCTCGGACGAAGTGGCGGCGGTACAGGCGGCTGTGGATCAGCTCACGGCCCAGGGCATTAACAAGGTTGTGGTGCTGACGCACATCGGCTATGTTGAAGACGTCGCGCTGGCGCAGGCCGTGCATGGTGTGGACATCATCGTCGGCGGCCACAGTCACACCTTCATCTATACACCAGAGACGGCGCCTGTCAACGGTGACATACCGGTTGGCCCGTATCCGACGGTCGCCAATGGCACCGACGGCAACCCCGTGCTCGTGGTCACCGCCTTCCAGTGGAGCCGCTACCTCGGTCATCTGGATGTCACCTTTGACGAGACCGGCGTGGCGACGGCCTGGGGCGGCGATCCCATCTACATGGGCGCCGCAGTGGCGCAGGACCCGACCGTGCAGGCCCTGGTAGATTCCTATCGCGCCGAAGTGGACGTGCTGCGCAACACCTTCATTGGCGAAACCACGGTCGAGCTGCCCATCATTGTGGGTGGTCAGCAGATCTGCCGCGCCGGTGAGTGTCTGATGGGCAACCTGGTGACGGACGCCATGCTGCGCCGCGTCAACATGATTGACCCGAATATGCACTATGACTTTGCCATCACCAATGGCGGCGGTCTGCGTGCACCGATTGACGTCGGGCCGATCAGCATTGGCGAAGTCTTTGAAGTGCTGCCCTTCGGCAACACCATTGCTACGTTTGGCTTGCGCGGCAGCGATGTCGTGGCTGCCCTGGAAAACGGCGTCAGCCGTGTGGGCCTCGGCAGCAATGGCCGCTTCCCGCAGGTCAGTGGCATCCGCTTCAAGTTCAATCTGAAGTTCCCGGTTGGCTCCCGCGTGAGCGAGGTGGAAGTCTGGGATGGCACAAGCTACCAGCCCATCGAGCCGGATCGCGTCTACAACGTGGCCAGCAACAACTTCATGCGCCTCGGCGGTGACGGCTATACGGTCTTCTTGACCAACGCCATCAACCCGTACGACTTTGGGCCGGGGCTTGAAGATGCCGTGATGGACTACGTCACCGTCATGTCGCCCATTACGCCCATGATTGAAGGACGTATCACCCAAGTCACCGTCACCGATGCCATCCAGGTCGTCCCAACCACCGCGATGGTGGGCGAGACGGCTACCGTTAGCGTGAGCACCAGCAACACCGGTGGCGTGAATGGTATCATGCACATCGTCCCCTTCGATGCGAACCAGGTTGAGTACGTGGAAGGCAGCGCCACGAACGGCGCCTTCCCGGTGCGCGTACCCCTGAACGTGGCGATGAACCTGCTGAAGAATGGCGGCGCCGCGGCCCTCAAGGCGGCTGCACCTGAGACCAGCGGCGTGGTTGCTGTGGCCTGGGTTGGCAATCAGGCGCCTGATCAGACCGTGGCGTTTGACTTCCAGCTCAAGGTTCTGCCAGGCGCCGCGGGCGCCGGTGTCAACCTCACCGTGAAATCCTACGTGCTGAACACCGAAGTGGGCTCGGCCACGACCACGCTCAGCGTGCCGGCGCTCAACGCCTATGAGATGACATTCCAGAACGGCGCCAATGGCTACAGCGGCACCGATGACACCTACCTCGATGCCTGGATGTCCACAACGACCTACGGCGCGGGGAGTAACTTCTACATCCGCCAGCCGGGCATCAAGACCGCGCTGGTCAAGTTCGACCTATCGAGCGTCACCGCGATGGCGCAGGTCAGCCAGGCCCAGATCGGTCTTTACGTCACCTATGGCAGCGGCAACGCCGTCACCATGGAAGCCTACGAAGTCACCAGGGTTTGGGCGGAAGACAGCGCAAGCTGGATGGACGCCGCGGCCGGGATGCCGTGGGAAATGCCGGGGGCGATGGGCCCCAGCGATCACGCCGCGACGTTCAGCGACCGCGTCTCCTTTGGCGGCGGCGGGCGTTGGGTCTGGTTCGACGTGACCAGCTCGGCCCAGATGTGGGTCGGTGATCCGGGCAGCAACAACGGCATCGTCATCATGGGCAGCGGCGCGACCAACTCCGAACTGGAGTTCACCGCGTCCGAGTACGTCGTGACCTTTGTACGACCGCAGCTCAAACTGATCTACCAGGCGCCGTGA